A region of Lycium barbarum isolate Lr01 chromosome 1, ASM1917538v2, whole genome shotgun sequence DNA encodes the following proteins:
- the LOC132617209 gene encoding auxin-responsive protein SAUR71-like, with protein sequence MAKGKKNPNLSILKKMKRYLSMKRRSRTSLLSKSKSWNSSSKPKSPVVLAPQGCFYVYVGPEKEKFIIKAKYANHPLFEMLLEDAEMEYGYNSQGPILLPCDINRFYKVLGQIDSEKETIGPGSGFAYGSCSPF encoded by the coding sequence ATGGCCAAGGGAAAGAAGAATCCAAACTTGTCGATACTCAAGAAAATGAAGCGTTATTTATCGATGAAGAGGAGAAGTCGAACGAGTTTGTTGTCCAAGAGCAAATCATGGAACAGTAGTAGCAAACCAAAGAGTCCAGTAGTACTTGCACCCCAAGGCTGTTTTTACGTGTACGTTGGACCAGAGAAAGAGAAGTTTATAATCAAGGCAAAATATGCAAACCATCCATTGTTCGAGATGTTGCTTGAAGATGCTGAAATGGAGTATGGTTATAATAGCCAAGGACCTATTTTGCTTCCTTGTGATATTAATCGTTTTTACAAAGTGTTGGGCCAGATAGATAGTGAGAAAGAGACTATTGGGCCAGGGAGTGGGTTTGCCTATGGCTCATGCAGCCCATTTTGA
- the LOC132602557 gene encoding bidirectional sugar transporter SWEET9-like — protein MADLSHLAPIFGALGSIISFIVFLSPLPTFYNIYKKKSTEGYQSIPYVVALFSAMLMIYYALLKGNMMVVIIINVLGVFIETIYVGFYLFYAPKKARVQTIKVLLLLVVGGYGAILLVVQFLFKGVIRAQIVGWMCLVFSICTFAAPLCIVRKVIKTKSVEYMPFLLSLFLTLSAVMWFFYGLLKKDPVIYSPNILGFIFGILQMVLYAIYNKNEKNIVKEQKLPELLQNHVIILDDQKKLPHLTEEQIIDIWKLGSLVYCEKLNARGAEAAANVENMPKLQTVQT, from the exons ATGGCTGACCTTAGTCACTTGGCTCCTATTTTTGGTGCCCTTG GTAGCATCATCTCGTTCATTGTGTTCCTTTCTCCACT GCCAACATTTTATAATATTTACAAGAAGAAATCAACAGAAGGCTATCAATCAATTCCATATGTGGTTGCTCTATTCAGTGCAATGCTTATGATATACTACGCTCTTCTCAAAGGCAACATGATGGTTGTTATCATCATAAACGTCCTTGGTGTCTTTATTGAAACAATTTACGTTGGTTTCTACCTCTTCTATGCACCAAAGAAAGCAAGG GTCCAAACTATAAAGGTTCTACTTTTATTGGTGGTGGGTGGCTATGGAGCAATTCTCCTCGTCGTTCAATTTCTATTCAAGGGAGTAATACGTGCCCAAATTGTTGGATGGATGTGCCTTGTGTTTTCGATATGTACGTTTGCAGCACCATTATGCATAGTG AGAAAAGTTATCAAAACCAAGAGCGTGGAATACATGCCATTTCTCCTATCACTTTTCCTCACATTAAGTGCTGTCATGTGGTTCTTCTACGGCCTTCTTAAGAAAGACCCCGTCATTTat TCACCAAACATATTGGGATTCATCTTCGGTATTCTACAAATGGTGCTTTATGCCATTTATAACAAGAACGAGAAGAACATCGTGAAGGAGCAGAAACTTCCAGAGCTACTACAAAATCATGTCATAATTTTAGATGATCAGAAAAAGCTTCCTCATTTAACTGAAGAGCAGATTATTGACATTTGGAAGCTTGGTTCACTGGTTTACTGTGAGAAACTTAATGCACGTGGTGCTGAAGCAGCAGCTAATGTTGAGAATATGCCAAAGCTCCAAACTGTGCAAACCTAA
- the LOC132602567 gene encoding DEK domain-containing chromatin-associated protein 1-like isoform X3, producing MAAEKETLEEKETIEKAKQNGEVEKKYDKEDNKEESGEKKSDDGNSPKTPGSRPTRERKTVERYFESLAARASATKPLTIDKGQGTQLKDIPNVAYMLSKRKSDDNLQTLHSILYGKKTKAHNVKKNIGQFSGYVWVENEEKQRAKIKEKLDKCVKEKLLLFCDILNIPISRSAAKKDELTVKLLDFLVSPHSTTDSLLADKGQGKKRKSKGKTSKSKGSADKAAAKSANKNQKSSGEKRKRSPKIEEEESDDELLSTRDESGDDNDDEEAKEVGSDQEESGSEKEEEEEKPKKKKSNGKEVGSDQEESGSENEEERPKKKKSKGKEIGSDQEVSGSENEEDKPKKKKSKGKEVGSDQEESGSEEEKPKKRKSKGKEVGSDQEESGSEEEKPKKKKSKGKEVGSNQEESGSEKEEEEEKPKKKKSNGNVSLKKDSGKKVIEKPKSVKKDNPAKSPKSSTKSTKVSSSTASKRGASGAASLASPKKQKVEKKSHKEENGTVKESASSKKQSTKSPVKVSEKEVGKEKSNKKAKAEPSNEEIHAAVVNILKEVDFNSATLSDIIRQLGSHFDVDLMHRKAEVKAIITDVINNMSDEEEGDDPEARDEDDEEKNQGDDSDA from the exons ATGGCGGCCGAGAAAGAAACCctggaagagaaagaaacaatcGAGAAAGCAAAACAGAATGGCGAAGTAGAGAAAAAATATGACAAGGAAGATAATAAAGAGGAAAGCGGAGAAAAGAAGAGTGATGATGGGAATTCGCCAAAAACACCGGGTTCCAGGCCGACAAGGGAAAGGAAGACAGTCGAGAGGTATTTTGAGTCTTTGGCTGCTAGAGCTTCTGCAACCAAGCCTTTAACAATTGACAAG GGTCAAGGTACTCAGCTGAAGGACATCCCAAATG TGGCATATATGTTGTCCAAGAGAAAATCGGATGACAACCTGCAGACACTTCACAGTATCCTTTATGGCAAGAAAACAAAG GCACATAATGTGAAGAAAAACATAGGGCagttttctggatatgtttgggTTGAAAATGAG GAAAAACAGAGGGCAAAAATCAAAGAGAAGCTTGACAAGTGTGTCAAAGAAAAGCTACTGCTTTTTTGTGATATACTCAATATCCCAATTAGTAGATCTGCAGCAAAGAAG GATGAGCTCACTGTCAAGTTATTAGACTTCTTGGTATCTCCTCATAGTACGACCGACTCGTTGCTTGCTGATAAGGGACAG GGTAAGAAGCGAAAATCGAAGGGCAAAACTTCCAAAAGCAAAGGTTCTGCAGACAAAGCTGCAGCAAAGTCAGCAAAT AAGAATCAGAAATCTTCAGGGGAGAAGCGCAAGAGGTCGCCCAAAATAGAGGAAGAAGAATCTGATGACGAACTATTGAGTACCAGAGATGAATCCGgggatgacaatgatgatgaggaagccaAGGAAGTAGGAAGTGATCAGGAAGAGAGTGGTTCAGagaaagaggaagaggaagagaaaCCAAAGAAAAAGAAGTCTAATGGGAAAGAAGTAGGAAGTGATCAGGAAGAGAGTGGTTCAGAGAACGAGGAAGAGAGACCAAAGAAAAAGAAGTCTAAAGGGAAAGAAATAGGTAGTGATCAGGAAGTGAGTGGTTCAGAGAACGAGGAAGACAAGCCGAAGAAAAAGAAGTCTAAAGGGAAAGAAGTAGGAAGTGATCAGGAAGAGAGTGGTTCAGAGGAAGAGAAACCAAAGAAAAGGAAGTCTAAAGGGAAAGAAGTAGGAAGTGATCAGGAAGAGAGTGGTTCAGAGGAAGAGAAACCAAAGAAAAAGAAGTCTAAAGGGAAAGAAGTAGGAAGTAATCAGGAAGAGAGTGGTTCAGagaaagaggaagaggaagagaaaCCAAAGAAAAAGAAGTCTAATGGGAATGTTTCTTTAAAGAAGGATTCTGGAAAGAAAGTTATAGAGAAGCCCAAGTCTGTGAAAAAGGATAACCCTGCTAAATCCCCCAAAAGTTCGACTAAATCTACCAAAGTGTCTTCAAGCACAGCTTCCAAAAGAGGTGCTTCTGGTGCTGCTTCACTAGCATCACCTAAGAAACAAAAAGTTGAAAAGAAAAGTCATAAAGAAGAAAATGGGACTGTGAAGGAAAGTGCTTCAAGCAAGAAACAATCAACCAAGTCTCCTGTTAAGGTTTCTGAAAAGGAAG TAGGAAAAGAAAAAAGCAACAAGAAGGCCAAGGCAGAGCCCAGCAATGAAGAAATTCATGCAGCAGTTGTAAATATACTGAAAGAAGTGGATTTTAATTCT GCAACTTTATCTGATATCATCCGACAACTAG GTAGCCATTTCGATGTAGATTTGATGCATAGGAAAGCGGAGGTGAAGGCTATAATCACCGATGTAATAAATAACATGAGTGATGAGGAAGAAGGGGATGACCCTGAGGCTagggatgaagatgatgaagagaAAAATCAAGGTGATGATAGTGATGCTTAG
- the LOC132602567 gene encoding DEK domain-containing chromatin-associated protein 1-like isoform X2: MAAEKETLEEKETIEKAKQNGEVEKKYDKEDNKEESGEKKSDDGNSPKTPGSRPTRERKTVERYFESLAARASATKPLTIDKGQGTQLKDIPNVAYMLSKRKSDDNLQTLHSILYGKKTKAHNVKKNIGQFSGYVWVENEEKQRAKIKEKLDKCVKEKLLLFCDILNIPISRSAAKKDELTVKLLDFLVSPHSTTDSLLADKGQKGKKRKSKGKTSKSKGSADKAAAKSANKNQKSSGEKRKRSPKIEEEESDDELLSTRDESGDDNDDEEAKEVGSDQEESGSEKEEEEEKPKKKKSNGKEVGSDQEESGSENEEERPKKKKSKGKEIGSDQEVSGSENEEDKPKKKKSKGKEVGSDQEESGSEEEKPKKRKSKGKEVGSDQEESGSEEEKPKKKKSKGKEVGSNQEESGSEKEEEEEKPKKKKSNGNVSLKKDSGKKVIEKPKSVKKDNPAKSPKSSTKSTKVSSSTASKRGASGAASLASPKKQKVEKKSHKEENGTVKESASSKKQSTKSPVKVSEKEGKEKSNKKAKAEPSNEEIHAAVVNILKEVDFNSATLSDIIRQLGSHFDVDLMHRKAEVKAIITDVINNMSDEEEGDDPEARDEDDEEKNQGDDSDA, encoded by the exons ATGGCGGCCGAGAAAGAAACCctggaagagaaagaaacaatcGAGAAAGCAAAACAGAATGGCGAAGTAGAGAAAAAATATGACAAGGAAGATAATAAAGAGGAAAGCGGAGAAAAGAAGAGTGATGATGGGAATTCGCCAAAAACACCGGGTTCCAGGCCGACAAGGGAAAGGAAGACAGTCGAGAGGTATTTTGAGTCTTTGGCTGCTAGAGCTTCTGCAACCAAGCCTTTAACAATTGACAAG GGTCAAGGTACTCAGCTGAAGGACATCCCAAATG TGGCATATATGTTGTCCAAGAGAAAATCGGATGACAACCTGCAGACACTTCACAGTATCCTTTATGGCAAGAAAACAAAG GCACATAATGTGAAGAAAAACATAGGGCagttttctggatatgtttgggTTGAAAATGAG GAAAAACAGAGGGCAAAAATCAAAGAGAAGCTTGACAAGTGTGTCAAAGAAAAGCTACTGCTTTTTTGTGATATACTCAATATCCCAATTAGTAGATCTGCAGCAAAGAAG GATGAGCTCACTGTCAAGTTATTAGACTTCTTGGTATCTCCTCATAGTACGACCGACTCGTTGCTTGCTGATAAGGGACAG AAGGGTAAGAAGCGAAAATCGAAGGGCAAAACTTCCAAAAGCAAAGGTTCTGCAGACAAAGCTGCAGCAAAGTCAGCAAAT AAGAATCAGAAATCTTCAGGGGAGAAGCGCAAGAGGTCGCCCAAAATAGAGGAAGAAGAATCTGATGACGAACTATTGAGTACCAGAGATGAATCCGgggatgacaatgatgatgaggaagccaAGGAAGTAGGAAGTGATCAGGAAGAGAGTGGTTCAGagaaagaggaagaggaagagaaaCCAAAGAAAAAGAAGTCTAATGGGAAAGAAGTAGGAAGTGATCAGGAAGAGAGTGGTTCAGAGAACGAGGAAGAGAGACCAAAGAAAAAGAAGTCTAAAGGGAAAGAAATAGGTAGTGATCAGGAAGTGAGTGGTTCAGAGAACGAGGAAGACAAGCCGAAGAAAAAGAAGTCTAAAGGGAAAGAAGTAGGAAGTGATCAGGAAGAGAGTGGTTCAGAGGAAGAGAAACCAAAGAAAAGGAAGTCTAAAGGGAAAGAAGTAGGAAGTGATCAGGAAGAGAGTGGTTCAGAGGAAGAGAAACCAAAGAAAAAGAAGTCTAAAGGGAAAGAAGTAGGAAGTAATCAGGAAGAGAGTGGTTCAGagaaagaggaagaggaagagaaaCCAAAGAAAAAGAAGTCTAATGGGAATGTTTCTTTAAAGAAGGATTCTGGAAAGAAAGTTATAGAGAAGCCCAAGTCTGTGAAAAAGGATAACCCTGCTAAATCCCCCAAAAGTTCGACTAAATCTACCAAAGTGTCTTCAAGCACAGCTTCCAAAAGAGGTGCTTCTGGTGCTGCTTCACTAGCATCACCTAAGAAACAAAAAGTTGAAAAGAAAAGTCATAAAGAAGAAAATGGGACTGTGAAGGAAAGTGCTTCAAGCAAGAAACAATCAACCAAGTCTCCTGTTAAGGTTTCTGAAAAGGAAG GAAAAGAAAAAAGCAACAAGAAGGCCAAGGCAGAGCCCAGCAATGAAGAAATTCATGCAGCAGTTGTAAATATACTGAAAGAAGTGGATTTTAATTCT GCAACTTTATCTGATATCATCCGACAACTAG GTAGCCATTTCGATGTAGATTTGATGCATAGGAAAGCGGAGGTGAAGGCTATAATCACCGATGTAATAAATAACATGAGTGATGAGGAAGAAGGGGATGACCCTGAGGCTagggatgaagatgatgaagagaAAAATCAAGGTGATGATAGTGATGCTTAG
- the LOC132602567 gene encoding DEK domain-containing chromatin-associated protein 1-like isoform X1, whose translation MAAEKETLEEKETIEKAKQNGEVEKKYDKEDNKEESGEKKSDDGNSPKTPGSRPTRERKTVERYFESLAARASATKPLTIDKGQGTQLKDIPNVAYMLSKRKSDDNLQTLHSILYGKKTKAHNVKKNIGQFSGYVWVENEEKQRAKIKEKLDKCVKEKLLLFCDILNIPISRSAAKKDELTVKLLDFLVSPHSTTDSLLADKGQKGKKRKSKGKTSKSKGSADKAAAKSANKNQKSSGEKRKRSPKIEEEESDDELLSTRDESGDDNDDEEAKEVGSDQEESGSEKEEEEEKPKKKKSNGKEVGSDQEESGSENEEERPKKKKSKGKEIGSDQEVSGSENEEDKPKKKKSKGKEVGSDQEESGSEEEKPKKRKSKGKEVGSDQEESGSEEEKPKKKKSKGKEVGSNQEESGSEKEEEEEKPKKKKSNGNVSLKKDSGKKVIEKPKSVKKDNPAKSPKSSTKSTKVSSSTASKRGASGAASLASPKKQKVEKKSHKEENGTVKESASSKKQSTKSPVKVSEKEVGKEKSNKKAKAEPSNEEIHAAVVNILKEVDFNSATLSDIIRQLGSHFDVDLMHRKAEVKAIITDVINNMSDEEEGDDPEARDEDDEEKNQGDDSDA comes from the exons ATGGCGGCCGAGAAAGAAACCctggaagagaaagaaacaatcGAGAAAGCAAAACAGAATGGCGAAGTAGAGAAAAAATATGACAAGGAAGATAATAAAGAGGAAAGCGGAGAAAAGAAGAGTGATGATGGGAATTCGCCAAAAACACCGGGTTCCAGGCCGACAAGGGAAAGGAAGACAGTCGAGAGGTATTTTGAGTCTTTGGCTGCTAGAGCTTCTGCAACCAAGCCTTTAACAATTGACAAG GGTCAAGGTACTCAGCTGAAGGACATCCCAAATG TGGCATATATGTTGTCCAAGAGAAAATCGGATGACAACCTGCAGACACTTCACAGTATCCTTTATGGCAAGAAAACAAAG GCACATAATGTGAAGAAAAACATAGGGCagttttctggatatgtttgggTTGAAAATGAG GAAAAACAGAGGGCAAAAATCAAAGAGAAGCTTGACAAGTGTGTCAAAGAAAAGCTACTGCTTTTTTGTGATATACTCAATATCCCAATTAGTAGATCTGCAGCAAAGAAG GATGAGCTCACTGTCAAGTTATTAGACTTCTTGGTATCTCCTCATAGTACGACCGACTCGTTGCTTGCTGATAAGGGACAG AAGGGTAAGAAGCGAAAATCGAAGGGCAAAACTTCCAAAAGCAAAGGTTCTGCAGACAAAGCTGCAGCAAAGTCAGCAAAT AAGAATCAGAAATCTTCAGGGGAGAAGCGCAAGAGGTCGCCCAAAATAGAGGAAGAAGAATCTGATGACGAACTATTGAGTACCAGAGATGAATCCGgggatgacaatgatgatgaggaagccaAGGAAGTAGGAAGTGATCAGGAAGAGAGTGGTTCAGagaaagaggaagaggaagagaaaCCAAAGAAAAAGAAGTCTAATGGGAAAGAAGTAGGAAGTGATCAGGAAGAGAGTGGTTCAGAGAACGAGGAAGAGAGACCAAAGAAAAAGAAGTCTAAAGGGAAAGAAATAGGTAGTGATCAGGAAGTGAGTGGTTCAGAGAACGAGGAAGACAAGCCGAAGAAAAAGAAGTCTAAAGGGAAAGAAGTAGGAAGTGATCAGGAAGAGAGTGGTTCAGAGGAAGAGAAACCAAAGAAAAGGAAGTCTAAAGGGAAAGAAGTAGGAAGTGATCAGGAAGAGAGTGGTTCAGAGGAAGAGAAACCAAAGAAAAAGAAGTCTAAAGGGAAAGAAGTAGGAAGTAATCAGGAAGAGAGTGGTTCAGagaaagaggaagaggaagagaaaCCAAAGAAAAAGAAGTCTAATGGGAATGTTTCTTTAAAGAAGGATTCTGGAAAGAAAGTTATAGAGAAGCCCAAGTCTGTGAAAAAGGATAACCCTGCTAAATCCCCCAAAAGTTCGACTAAATCTACCAAAGTGTCTTCAAGCACAGCTTCCAAAAGAGGTGCTTCTGGTGCTGCTTCACTAGCATCACCTAAGAAACAAAAAGTTGAAAAGAAAAGTCATAAAGAAGAAAATGGGACTGTGAAGGAAAGTGCTTCAAGCAAGAAACAATCAACCAAGTCTCCTGTTAAGGTTTCTGAAAAGGAAG TAGGAAAAGAAAAAAGCAACAAGAAGGCCAAGGCAGAGCCCAGCAATGAAGAAATTCATGCAGCAGTTGTAAATATACTGAAAGAAGTGGATTTTAATTCT GCAACTTTATCTGATATCATCCGACAACTAG GTAGCCATTTCGATGTAGATTTGATGCATAGGAAAGCGGAGGTGAAGGCTATAATCACCGATGTAATAAATAACATGAGTGATGAGGAAGAAGGGGATGACCCTGAGGCTagggatgaagatgatgaagagaAAAATCAAGGTGATGATAGTGATGCTTAG